One part of the Torulaspora delbrueckii CBS 1146 chromosome 8, complete genome genome encodes these proteins:
- the FUN14 gene encoding Fun14p (similar to Saccharomyces cerevisiae FUN14 (YAL008W); ancestral locus Anc_7.107) yields MRAFTTQGILFNTAKNTIRRGLASTSTASFNGRLFAPKLATRVAGLTMATSVGIAAPWVFNLHNTIYNDAVVDAHRNPGAAAASLAQGNVREPIKRKSRFNGKLDYRQLCIGSIMGLILGVVVGKVSTLLVYITAAGFLGLQWLQNRGIVDKNATQSLFARYIIKSGRETLDLNTLIWERPSFKLSFLLTFVLAAANI; encoded by the coding sequence ATGAGAGCATTTACCACTCAAGGCATTCTATTCAATACTGCTAAGAACACCATACGCAGGGGACTAGCCTCCACTTCTACCGCTTCTTTTAATGGTAGGCTTTTTGCCCCAAAACTTGCCACACGAGTTGCCGGACTGACAATGGCCACTTCGGTAGGCATAGCAGCTCCCTGGGTCTTCAATTTGCACAATACCATCTACAATGATGCTGTTGTAGATGCTCATAGGAATCCTGGAGCAGCTGCTGCCTCTTTGGCACAAGGAAATGTTAGGGAACCCATCAAGAGAAAGTCACGATTCAATGGTAAACTCGATTACAGACAGTTGTGTATTGGGTCAATTATGGGTTTGATCCTTGGTGTCGTGGTTGGCAAAGTATCCACTTTACTAGTATATATTACCGCTGCTGGATTTCTTGGGTTACAATGGTTGCAAAACAGAGGAATTGTGGACAAGAATGCCACTCAATCGTTGTTTGCTCGATACATCATCAAGAGCGGGCGTGAGACTTTGGATTTAAACACTTTGATCTGGGAAAGACCTAGCTTCAAGCTTTCATTCCTGCTAACTTTTGTGCTAGCGGCAGCGAATATTTAA
- the RTS1 gene encoding protein phosphatase 2A regulatory subunit RTS1 (similar to Saccharomyces cerevisiae RTS1 (YOR014W); ancestral locus Anc_7.106), producing MKKASSSSSGTGKKKEKDGNDQKKTSPATVGSAAGSAAGTTSGSSSSRSSTERTKSNTASQGSSKHHSGSSGKSGKSSSSKSRNNGGESTKGVRNATPTVSSGADLTDHLTPAPPTVTVTKDNSSSAAVLQPIDTQSQGRSQPTLVGAASAVPPASTNGAPNTEPTQSHLGTSHVDSGSPHASPSSPSGIDIPRLSHSFEKLPTPTKLNTDTELDMIKIPQRHSSSRFEASRYTQLTKLPSFDDVSPEETIPLFLAKVDQCNTMFDFNDPSFDIQGKEIKRVTLQELIEFIVTNRFTYTHEMYSHVVAMFKFNLFRPIPPPVNPIGDIYDPDEDEPVNELAWPHMQLVYEFFLRFVESPDFNHQIAKQYIDQEFILKLLELFDSEDVRERDCLKTTLHRIYGKFLSLRSFIRRSINNIFLQFVYETERFNGVAELLEILGSIINGFALPLKEEHKVFLVRVLLPLHKVRCLSLYHPQLAYCIVQFLEKEPLLTEEVVMGLLRYWPKINSTKEIMFLNEIEDIFEVIEPLEFIKVEVPLFVQLAKCISSPHFQVAEKVLSYWNNEYFLNLCIENAEVILPIIFPALYELTSQLELDTINGDDGTSDPYMLVEQAINSGSWNRAIHAMAFKALKIFLETNPVLYENCNSLYLSSVKETQKRKAQREENWLKLEEYVKGLKINETSESSDVTDFPSEEQAQATDNGINEQVVPTSLQ from the coding sequence atgaagaaggctagtagctcttcttcaggcactgggaagaagaaggagaaggatgGCAATGATCAGAAGAAAACCAGTCCTGCTACTGTGGGATCTGCTGCGGGATCTGCTGCCGGTACAACAAGCGGAAGTAGCAGCAGTAGGAGCTCGACTGAGCGGACCAAGTCTAATACGGCGTCACAAGGGTCTAGTAAACATCATAGCGGGTCCTCTGGTAAGAGTGGAAAgagttcttcatcgaaatcGAGAAATAACGGTGGTGAAAGCACTAAAGGTGTGCGGAATGCGACGCCGACTGTGTCGAGTGGAGCTGATTTGACAGATCATTTGACGCCCGCACCACCTACGGTGACTGTGACAAAGGATAATTCGTCGTCTGCAGCCGTGCTGCAACCGATTGATACACAGTCACAGGGTAGATCACAGCCCACTTTAGTTGGGGCAGCATCTGCTGTACCTCCAGCATCCACAAATGGAGCACCTAATACAGAGCCCACTCAGTCGCATTTGGGGACCTCTCATGTCGATAGTGGGTCTCCGCATGCAAGCCCTTCCTCCCCCTCGGGTATAGATATACCAAGGTTGTCCCATtcgtttgaaaaattgccTACACCAACAAAGTTAAACACAGATACAGAACTTGATATGATAAAGATTCCACAACGTCATTCTTCGTCCCgatttgaagcttcaagGTACACTCAGTTGACCAAACTACCGAGctttgatgatgtttcGCCAGAGGAGACTATTCCATTATTCTTGGCTAAAGTAGACCAGTGCAATACGATGtttgatttcaatgatCCTAGCTTCGATATACAAGGAAAGGAAATCAAAAGGGTCACTTTACAGGAACTTATTGAGTTTATCGTCACTAATAGGTTCACTTATACGCATGAAATGTACTCACATGTCGTGGCAATGTTCAAATTCAACCTGTTTAGGCCAATTCCTCCTCCCGTGAATCCCATAGGAGATATTTATGACCCCGATGAGGATGAACCTGTCAATGAATTGGCATGGCCTCATATGCAATTGGTTTACGAGTTTTTCCTACGGTTCGTTGAGAGCCCAGATTTCAACCATCAAATCGCCAAGCAATATATCGATCAGGAATTCATCTTAAAGTTACTAGAGCTGTTTGACAGCGAAGATGTCAGAGAGAGAGACTGCTTAAAGACGACATTGCATAGAATATACGGTAAATTTCTCAGCCTGAGAAGTTTTATTCGTCGTTCGATAAATAACATCTTCCTGCAATTCGTCTACGAGACTGAGAGGTTTAATGGTGTCGCAGAATTACTAGAAATCTTAGGATCCATTATCAATGGCTTTGCATTGCCGTTAAAGGAAGAACACAAAGTTTTCCTCGTAAGAGTACTACTCCCATTGCATAAAGTTCGTTGTCTGTCGCTTTACCATCCACAATTAGCGTACTGCatcgttcaatttctgGAGAAAGAACCCTTGCTgactgaagaagttgtGATGGGTCTACTAAGGTACTGGCCCAAGATTAACTCCACAAAGGAGATCATGTTCCTCAAcgagattgaagatatcttcGAAGTCATTGAACCACTTGAGTTCATAAAAGTTGAAGTGCCACTGTTCGTCCAATTGGCAAAATGTATCTCATCACCACATTTCCAAGTCGCTGAGAAGGTGCTCAGTTATTGGAACAACGAATACTTCTTAAACCTATGCATCGAAAACGCAGAAGTCATTCTACCAATAATTTTCCCAGCATTATACGAGCTGACGTCTCAACTAGAACTCGATACCATCAATGGAGACGACGGTACGTCAGATCCGTATATGCTTGTTGAACAAGCAATAAATTCTGGCTCATGGAATAGAGCTATTCATGCAATGGCTTTCAAAGCCCTCAAGATCTTTTTGGAGACAAATCCAGTACTTTACGAGAACTGCAATTCCTTGTACTTGTCGAGTGTTAAGGAGACTCAAAAACGCAAGGCtcagagagaagaaaactgGCTCAAGTTAGAAGAATACGTCAAAGGCTTGAAGATCAACGAAACGAGTGAAAGTTCAGACGTCACTGATTTTCCAAGTGAGGAACAGGCTCAGGCTACTGACAATGGCATTAATGAACAAGTAGTTCCAACCTCACTACAATAA
- the SPO7 gene encoding Nem1-Spo7 phosphatase regulatory subunit SPO7 (similar to Saccharomyces cerevisiae SPO7 (YAL009W); ancestral locus Anc_7.104), with protein sequence MDTEIPSIRLEESGVLEGSVIATGTLRSPSFSGGAMERRRSNSRTSSGRNVKSSNDISSASKIFRNLLILEDDLRRQAHRQKLLKWQFTIFLSCLMGVAGFAFYELYFTNGSVKGLQRYVFQFILLFIGITVALFHLGGEYRRTIVIPRKFFASTNKGIRQFNIKLVKVHSTWNEKFTDFVRFTSRNVAHFNIYLLTKVCRLSKENAFVVFWTSVTVRSQPRIGAVDVKLVLNPRSFSAEIREGWEIYRDEFWAREGARRRKQTHCET encoded by the coding sequence ATGGATACAGAGATACCGAGCATTAGGCTGGAAGAAAGTGGGGTCCTGGAGGGGAGTGTCATAGCCACCGGTACGTTAAGAAGTCCCAGTTTTAGTGGTGGTGCCATGGAACGCAGAAGGTCCAACAGTCGTACTTCAAGTGGTAGGAACGTAAAGAGCTCGAATGATATCTCATCTGCGTCGAAGATCTTCAGGAACCTGTTGATCTTAGAGGATGATTTGCGACGCCAAGCCCATCGACAGAAACTACTCAAATGGcaattcaccatcttcTTATCTTGTCTAATGGGGGTTGCTGGATTCGCATTCTACGAGTTATACTTCACTAATGGGTCTGTGAAAGGACTCCAGAGATATGTGTTCCAATTCATCCTATTGTTCATCGGTATCACCGTTGCATTATTCCATCTAGGAGGTGAATACAGACGAACCATCGTGATACCAAGAAAGTTCTTTGCCTCTACGAACAAGGGTATTCGAcaattcaatatcaaattggtcaaagtGCATTCTACGTGGAACGAAAAGTTCACAGATTTTGTCAGATTCACCAGTCGAAACGTTGCCCATTTTAACATCTATCTGCTCACCAAAGTTTGCAGATTAAGCAAAGAGAACGCATTTGTTGTTTTCTGGACCAGTGTCACAGTACGATCCCAGCCCCGAATTGGTGCTGTTGATGTGAAGTTGGTCCTCAACCCAAGGTCTTTCAGTGCAGAAATAAGAGAGGGCTGGGAGATTTACAGAGATGAATTTTGGGCCAGAGAAGGTGCAAGAAGACGCAAGCAAACGCATTGTGAGACTTGA
- the MDM10 gene encoding Mdm10p (similar to Saccharomyces cerevisiae MDM10 (YAL010C); ancestral locus Anc_7.103), whose amino-acid sequence MMLDYMDYISRAFEQSTNWNRDNSYANITATTSALIDFSVPSAFEFQVSNASTPFTFNTMRVSTRNVFNGSLTYLYTDADNLEKIVSDSGSIDLQNVTETYRYFQPFYNNHKLAAPTDGKTVGKSLYYGRMFYPNSNLEAMLIKTLDPHKQLKIKWLSTFDDFNILTCYWQRDTGRDSQEVIFSTNDLLCGYRFLHNFIGKPSKMKNSLYNNSSLSLGAELWLGLITLSPGCSTTLRYCTHAPNTGRPLTLTLKWNPIFGNLSSSYSAKTSSNTTVCAKYDFNLYSIDSNLSFGVELWRRGNSAKAMSQYQDVSQTFGKDENLMYHHLVPDLSQEQASPQTRKDLVEKQQLLNDLTTAFSSSLRKIDREKTMIEEFQNNLHHANFTSVWKLSTSLRDANLKVLWEGKFKGFLISAGAEVSKASPLLQSSSSEKLPSYLSKFGVQLQYST is encoded by the coding sequence ATGATGCTTGACTATATGGACTATATTTCTCGAGCGTTCGAACAGAGCACGAATTGGAACCGGGATAACAGCTATGCGAATATCACTGCAACCACGAGCGCACTCATTGACTTTAGTGTACCTAGTGCGTTCGAGTTCCAGGTATCCAATGCTTCCACTCCTTTCACTTTCAACACAATGAGGGTGTCTACGAGAAATGTATTCAATGGCTCTTTGACCTACTTATACACAGATGCAGATAATTTAGAAAAGATCGTCAGCGACTCtggttcaattgatttgcaaaatgtcACAGAAACTTATCGTTATTTCCAACCATTCTACAACAACCACAAGTTAGCCGCTCCAACCGATGGGAAAACTGTGGGTAAGTCGCTTTACTATGGAAGGATGTTTTATCCCAATTCGAACCTAGAGGCAATGCTTATTAAGACATTGGACCCACATAAGCAACTTAAAATCAAATGGCTAAGCACTTTCGATGATTTTAATATACTGACATGTTATTGGCAGCGCGATACAGGCAGAGATTCTCAAGAGGTCATATTCTCGACCAATGATTTGCTGTGTGGTTACCGATTTCTACACAACTTCATCGGTAAGCcatcgaagatgaaaaattcattatATAACAATTCATCGCTATCACTTGGCGCCGAATTATGGTTGGGACTAATTACCTTGAGTCCTGGCTGTTCCACAACTCTGCGATACTGCACGCACGCGCCCAATACGGGAAGACCGCTAACATTGACTTTAAAATGGAATCCCATCTTTGGAAActtatcatcttcataCTCTGCAAAAACTAGTTCAAACACGACAGTATGCGCCAAGTATGACTTCAATCTGTACTCAATAGATTCAAACTTATCCTTCGGTGTGGAGCTTTGGAGACGAGGAAATTCAGCAAAGGCAATGTCTCAGTATCAGGATGTATCTCAAACCTTTGGAAAAGACGAGAACTTAATGTACCATCATTTGGTACCGGATCTATCGCAAGAACAAGCTTCTCCACAGACTAGGAAGGATTTAGTAGAGAAACAGCAGTTGTTGAATGACCTGACTACCGCATTTTCgagctctttgagaaagataGATAGAGAGAAGACGATGAtagaagaatttcaaaacaACCTTCACCATGCGAACTTCACGAGTGTCTGGAaactttcaacttctttgcGTGATGCCAATCTGAAAGTACTTTGGGAGGGCAAATTCAAGGGTTTCCTCATATCGGCAGGCGCTGAAGTATCCAAAGCAAGTCCTCTTTTGCAATCATCGTCAAGTGAAAAGCTGCCCAGTTACCTCTCCAAATTTGGTGTACAATTACAGTATTCTACATAG
- the SWC3 gene encoding Swc3p (similar to Saccharomyces cerevisiae SWC3 (YAL011W); ancestral locus Anc_7.102), producing the protein MPVALRSRVKTEVDGNGSSEPSNSPKPISRRTKRRKRNSEDDQDDDFVGSDGNSAYYHSDVGNSRPFEMVGGLPSSSEIPQYNSALAHPLSVKDSAVLYDSLVSSRKTWVRGEMFELYFTKPVKTTKDVPVKPETPAEAMSVQVRDKMQKMCDCTMFGGPHAFPVRLFILKNEEMEKKWQEEQDMKKKEKEDKEKEEKEERQKRVEMKKQQQLQKKQEKERLIQLQKENKVKGKMELEAVKQKRKDEIRKSKEKLKRTQMNTPAPSSQSGTDPKMITNLNLMAQRDPKLNALMGIVANGDATLDQVEEFKKFIEIAKKMPTPPGWTPPLPRLTEQTRVQGQDSNVTNAGKATQSESSAVDPADKKPTAHSGVKQVVQEKVEIAGAAVKAEREIKQEMDAKATREIKETMAKLDDKSMHLTTFQQKYSQGAQIVLEYLEFTTSRYLLPKNSIVEFLEDEETFIVSWVMVHNAADIRRHKSKRIRELCKNLKTEDEKKKLAEDYDVLTERGCPTPLYTPMTVKFTGIHRKFAGILRNSVDPVEQVQKEMTAILEIGTRLSGYNLWYQLDAYDDRDLAERLRVELNEHEQESKGKKRN; encoded by the coding sequence ATGCCTGTGGCACTGAGGTCAAGAGTCAAGACGGAGGTAGATGGCAATGGAAGCTCAGAGCCGTCTAACTCGCCGAAACCGATTAGTAGACGTACtaagagaagaaagcgGAACTCTGAGGATGACCAAGACGATGATTTCGTGGGTTCAGATGGTAATTCGGCCTATTATCATAGTGATGTCGGCAATAGTAGGCCTTTTGAAATGGTCGGAGGATTACCTAGCAGTTCAGAGATCCCGCAATACAACTCTGCTTTGGCACACCCACTATCTGTTAAGGATTCTGCAGTGCTATACGATTCCTTGGTCTCCTCAAGAAAGACGTGGGTCCGTGGTGAAATGTTTGAATTATACTTTACCAAGCCAGTGAAGACGACTAAGGATGTTCCAGTAAAACCAGAGACACCAGCCGAGGCAATGAGCGTACAAGTGCGTGATAAGATGCAAAAAATGTGTGATTGCACCATGTTTGGAGGCCCTCATGCTTTCCCAGTGAGACTTTTTATCCtcaagaatgaagagatggagaagaagtGGCAAGAGGAACAGgatatgaagaagaaggagaaggaggataaagaaaaagaagagaaggaagaaagGCAAAAACGTGTcgagatgaagaagcagcagcaattgcaaaagaaGCAGGAGAAGGAGAGATTGATACAACTACAAAAAGAGAACAAAGTGAAAGGTAAAATGGAGCTTGAAGCGGTAAAACAGAAGAGAAAGGATGAAATAAGGAAATCCaaggagaaattgaaaagaacaCAAATGAATACTCCGGCACCTAGTTCTCAATCCGGGACAGATCCAAAGATGATTACaaacttgaatttgatggcTCAGAGAGATCCAAAGCTTAATGCATTGATGGGGATTGTAGCAAATGGTGATGCCACCTTGGATCAggttgaagagttcaagaagttcattgaaattgcaaaaaAAATGCCAACGCCTCCGGGCTGGACCCCACCACTACCTAGGTTAACAGAGCAGACCAGGGTACAAGGGCAAGATTCCAATGTCACGAATGCTGGAAAAGCAACTCAAAGTGAATCATCAGCGGTCGACCCCGCTGACAAGAAGCCTACTGCCCACTCTGGCGTGAAGCAAGTTGTACAAGAGAAAGTTGAGATTGCTGGAGCTGCCGTCAAGGCGGAACGGGAGATTAAACAAGAAATGGATGCAAAGGCGACTCGTGAAATAAAGGAAACGATGGCGAAATTGGATGATAAGTCTATGCATTTGACAacatttcaacaaaagTATTCACAGGGAGCTCAGATCGTCCTCGAGTATTTGGAGTTTACGACTTCTAGATATTTGCTGCCGAAAAATTCCATCGTTGAATTTCTggaggatgaagaaaccttcaTCGTGTCATGGGTGATGGTTCATAACGCAGCAGATATAAGGCGACATAAGTCTAAGAGGATAAGAGagctttgcaaaaatttgaaaacCGAAGACGAGAAGAAAAAGCTCGCTGAAGATTATGATGTGCTTACAGAAAGAGGTTGTCCGACTCCTTTGTATACCCCCATGACTGTTAAATTTACTGGTATACATCGGAAATTTGCTGGGATTCTTAGGAACAGCGTGGATCCAGTAGAGCAAGTTCAAAAAGAAATGACTGCCATCTTAGAGATCGGAACACGACTATCTGGATATAATCTATGGTATCAACTTGACGCGTATGACGACAGAGATCTGGCCGAGCGTCTGAGAGTTGAGCTTAACGAGCATGAACAAGAATCAAAGGgtaagaagagaaattga
- the SMC5 gene encoding DNA repair ATPase SMC5 (similar to Saccharomyces cerevisiae SMC5 (YOL034W); ancestral locus Anc_7.101) — translation MSTALNASDHVRRRSSEDINGEIATNAFKKLKFKSINYDDFRPGALIKLRMENFVTYKVAEFDLSPSLNMIIGPNGSGKSTFVCAVCIGLAGKPRFIGRSSKLEDFIKNGEEKGLVEVTLKKPAEVEHSPIVKSHDQVIKITRHLSRSKRDSDYQINDIEVPESLVKSIISQLNIQLDNLCQFLSQERVASFAGQSPEKLLEETARSIDIKLCEVLSLLKELQDEERDHQNKVNSTQKRIDSLKNDCERLRITVSTFRAYQKKLKEIDEYKKLLPYVQLKGLEEKLRQYRAEYEQAKTNLKTLLQEKRKLFETQKKFESTLKEANNKVHSIKAKFEKLSRDSTRLTKDLKTMRTDIASKKQDIQRYREKIGGLRNNVAEKKKELEDKRVQLTSIEIPDNSLLDDLKTQHEELLARETRINRSLREVEGKMSNLKYERDNVQSRIRRQTEALHDNDRIHVLDELASKDRGGGKTFRTVKNAVLYVRSRQDMHGQVLEPPAITVSVKDPQHACYLTQCVDFNTRIAFTLTDSQAYMSFGKDILDRYGVNTRELNNGNPKPPLPREELKKMGFDFFLSDVVSGDSRVIRMLCQNCNIHSIPVSRRELSPEMISRLTQARRNGRLLFPKFIHGNRVVEMGIGTYSHKVWTRDYECIKRTDFFRADVMSDEQKVNIERDISRCQLKVEELSTEYKQLIEEKQSLEKTSSGCSRETESVRKRRNELNIKRSDYSKVKSRIRTLESEIRELNYNERETLEGQISQSEAQIATQTMSQTVATTELMEALAKLRDCQEELVFAEIGEFEARNMEASIIEIIASFEQREDECKNEFTNKKQKCREAKGVEWDRLKTQIRSYNEEVQERLEVFKQKLINEGNFNLSHVQDVISRLESEMATLDNDESSITILKQKEDELQKLASDIPQFSAALSDSQNEIKKNRQFLEPKLDSVVKNISDKFSDLFEEIGSRGHVALVKPDSFAEWKIEIRVAFRDNAQLSKLDARTQSGGERAVSTVLYMIALQQYTTAPFRIVDEINQGMDSHNERIVHKSMVINACAENTSQYFLITPKLLTGLYYHEKMMIHCVMAGPWIPNPSEYPDMVNFGKTSKYVL, via the coding sequence ATGAGTACGGCCTTGAATGCCTCTGATCACGTTAGAAGACGATCTAGCGAGGACATCAATGGTGAAATTGCTACAAATgcattcaagaaactgaagTTCAAAAGTATCAATTATGATGACTTTCGACCTGGAGCTTTGATCAAACTGAGAATGGAGAACTTTGTCACGTATAAAGTTGCagaatttgatctttcgCCCTCTTTGAATATGATTATAGGCCCCAATGGGTCCGGCAAGTCGACGTTCGTGTGTGCAGTATGTATTGGGCTCGCAGGCAAGCCTAGATTCATAGGGAGGAGCAGCAAGCTCgaagatttcatcaaaaatggtgAAGAGAAGGGTTTGGTCGAAGtcactttgaaaaaaccGGCAGAAGTAGAGCATAGTCCCATTGTGAAATCGCATGACCAAGTGATCAAGATAACGAGACATTTGTCGAGATCGAAGCGGGACTCTGACTACCAGATAAATGATATAGAAGTACCTGAGTCTCTGGTAAAATCAATTATTTCTCAATTGAACATTCAATTGGATAATTTGTGCCAGTTCCTTTCACAGGAGCGTGTAGCCAGTTTTGCTGGGCAGAGTCCCGAGAAGCTGCTAGAAGAAACAGCTCGATCAATCGATATCAAATTATGTGAAGTTTTATCACTTTTAAAGGAGCTTCAGGATGAGGAGCGAGACCATCAGAACAAAGTCAATTCAACCCAAAAAAGGATCGATAGCCTAAAAAATGACTGTGAAAGATTGAGGATCACCGTCAGTACTTTTCGAGCGtatcaaaagaagctgaaagagattgatgagTATAAGAAACTTTTGCCATATGTACAACTCAAAGGCCTCGAAGAGAAGTTACGACAATATAGAGCAGAATACGAGCAAGCTAAAACTAATTTAAAAACTCTACTTCAGGAGAAGAGGAAGCTTTTCGAAACAcaaaagaagtttgaaagTACGTTGAAAGAGGCAAACAATAAAGTTCATTCAATTAAAGCaaaatttgagaaactcAGTCGCGATTCGACTAGGTTGACCAAAGATCTGAAAACAATGCGAACTGACATTGCTAGTAAAAAGCAGGATATACAGAGATACAGAGAAAAGATCGGCGGCCTTCGAAACAACGTTgcagagaagaagaaggagctAGAAGACAAGCGTGTTCAGTTGACCTCCATTGAGATACCGGACAACAGTTTACTGGATGACCTCAAAACTCAACATGAGGAGCTACTTGCAAGAGAAACCAGAATTAACAGATCTCTGCGAGAAGTGGAGGGGAAGATGTCTAACTTAAAGTACGAAAGGGACAACGTGCAAAGCCGCATACGGAGACAGACAGAAGCGCTTCACGACAACGACCGGATTCATGTTTTAGACGAGCTTGCCTCTAAAGATAGAGGAGGTGGTAAGACGTTTCGGACGGTGAAAAATGCAGTGTTATACGTTCGAAGTAGGCAAGACATGCATGGTCAGGTTTTAGAACCACCGGCAATAACTGTTTCTGTGAAGGATCCCCAACATGCTTGTTATTTGACTCAGTGTGTTGATTTTAACACGAGAATTGCCTTTACCCTAACTGATTCACAGGCATATATGTCATTTGGTAAAGACATCTTGGACAGATATGGAGTGAACACTAGAGAGTTGAATAATGGAAACCCCAAGCCTCCACTTCCGAGAGAAGAACTTAAAAAGATGGGGttcgatttttttttatcAGATGTTGTAAGTGGGGATTCTAGAGTCATAAGGATGTTATGTCAAAACTGTAACATCCATTCAATACCAGTTTCTCGGAGAGAATTAAGCCCTGAAATGATATCCAGACTCACGcaagcaagaagaaacGGCAGGCTTCTCTTCCCAAAGTTTATTCATGGTAACAGAGTTGTTGAAATGGGGATTGGTACGTACAGTCACAAAGTATGGACAAGAGATTATGAGTGTATTAAAAGGACTGATTTCTTTCGAGCAGATGTTATGTCAGATGAACAGAAAGTCAATATCGAAAGAGACATCTCACGATGTCAATTAAAAGTGGAAGAGCTCTCAACTGAGTATAAGCAATTGATCGAAGAAAAGCAGTCGTTAGagaaaacttcttcaggtTGCTCTCGAGAGACAGAGTCTGTAAGGAAGCGGCGAAACGAACTGAATATCAAACGCAGTGACTACTCAAAGGTCAAATCGAGAATTAGAACGTTGGAATCTGAAATAAGAGAATTAAATTATAATGAGCGTGAGACTCTTGAAGGACAAATTTCCCAGTCAGAAGCTCAGATTGCCACTCAAACAATGTCACAAACGGTGGCGACGACAGAGCTCATGGAAGCACTCGCAAAACTGAGAGACTGCCAGGAAGAATTAGTCTTTGCTGAGATAGGCGAGTTTGAAGCGAGAAACATGGAGGCATCGATTATTGAGATTATTGCCTCGTTTGAGCAGCGGGAAGACGAATGTAAAAATGAGTTTACGAACAAAAAGCAGAAATGTAGAGAAGCCAAAGGTGTTGAATGGGACAGGTTGAAAACTCAGATTCGCTCTTACAATGAAGAGGTACAGGAACGTCTGGAGGTTTTCAAGCAAAAGTTGATAAATGAGGGaaacttcaatttatcacaCGTACAAGATGTAATAAGCAGACTTGAGTCCGAGATGGCAACTCTCGATAATGACGAGTCGTCCATTACAATACTGAAGCAGAAGGAAGATGAGCTACAGAAACTGGCATCTGATATTCCCCAGTTCAGTGCGGCTTTGAGTGACAGTCAAAAcgaaatcaagaaaaatcgCCAATTCCTGGAGCCCAAGTTGGATAGCGTTGTGAAGAATATTTCTGATAAATTCTCagatctttttgaagagattggtAGTAGAGGTCACGTAGCATTAGTGAAACCAGATAGCTTTGCAGAATGGAAGATCGAGATTAGGGTTGCTTTCCGAGACAATGCACAATTATCTAAGTTAGACGCACGAACTCAATCCGGTGGCGAGAGAGCAGTCTCTACAGTCCTATACATGATTGCCCTGCAACAATATACTACAGCACCTTTCAGAATTGTCGATGAAATAAACCAAGGCATGGACTCCCATAACGAGAGAATCGTTCACAAATCCATGGTAATTAATGCATGCGCAGAAAACACATCGCAGTACTTCCTGATCACTCCTAAGCTACTGACGGGTCTCTATTATCATGAGAAAATGATGATCCACTGTGTAATGGCTGGACCATGGATTCCTAACCCAAGTGAATACCCCGATATGGTAAATTTTGGTAAGACCTCGAAGTATGTACTTTAA